Proteins encoded within one genomic window of Actinoplanes octamycinicus:
- a CDS encoding acyltransferase family protein, with product MSSSLITAPPRTTAAPAAPETGHPKFRPDIEGLRAVAVTLVVLSHAGVGRFAGGYVGVDVFFVISGFLITTLLIGEHRRAGRISLPRFYARRALRLLPVATVVVLATVLASWLWLPATRFKGIALDAVSSTFYGINWRLAAAGIDYLASETDPSPLQHLWSLAVEEQFYLIWPLLLLITVRSSRRLAVALGGLAVVSLALSVQQTATVAPYAYFGSHTRAWELGAGALLAVGAARLRGLPRAAALTLSWGGLAAVLTAAVRFDEQTPFPGYAAALPVLGAAAVIAGGTPGGGRGGAAALLGTPPMQLVGKLSYGWYLWHWPVLMIWPAVLPRDETTTLNLVFAGGALVLAFVTYHLVENPLRAQPWLRGKARRGLVFGLTLSLITATAGLAAGRHVPPLPIGAAAPHVATELAAASDPQARLTELITASAKANRMPSNLQPKLTEANAVLPAHYAAKCHLADFRSAELGGDCVYGDPAGARTLYLIGDSHAAHWFPAVDEAARQQGWKLVALTKAACQVPSVLVRNTELKRPYTECVDFRDKVLNRIRAERPDLVLLVSNNADNGGLIDASGKPVPRPGRADDPLWAEGWRKTFDRLSGLDLVMLQDTPWLHQAAPECVAANAARITRCLESMKGSVTEPHRRDLVAAAARASGVRVVDPTRWFCTDVCPMIIGDTLVYRDNSHLTVAYTQALAPLMRSALFPPS from the coding sequence GTGTCGTCGAGCCTGATCACCGCGCCGCCGCGAACCACCGCCGCGCCGGCCGCTCCGGAAACGGGGCATCCGAAGTTCCGCCCGGACATCGAGGGACTGCGCGCCGTCGCGGTGACCCTGGTGGTGCTCTCGCACGCCGGCGTCGGCCGGTTCGCCGGCGGCTACGTCGGCGTCGACGTGTTCTTCGTGATCTCCGGGTTCCTGATCACCACGCTGCTGATCGGGGAGCACCGGCGAGCCGGGCGGATCTCGCTGCCCCGGTTCTACGCCCGGCGCGCGCTGCGGCTGCTCCCGGTCGCCACCGTGGTGGTGCTCGCGACCGTGCTGGCCAGCTGGCTGTGGCTGCCCGCCACCCGGTTCAAAGGCATCGCCCTCGACGCGGTGTCCAGCACCTTCTACGGCATCAACTGGCGGCTGGCCGCCGCGGGCATCGACTACCTGGCCTCCGAGACCGACCCCTCGCCGCTGCAGCATCTCTGGTCGCTGGCCGTGGAGGAACAGTTCTACCTGATCTGGCCGCTGCTCCTGCTGATCACGGTGCGCTCGTCGCGGCGGCTGGCGGTGGCGCTCGGCGGCCTGGCCGTGGTCTCGCTCGCGCTCAGCGTCCAGCAGACCGCCACGGTCGCGCCGTACGCCTACTTCGGATCGCACACCCGGGCCTGGGAACTCGGCGCCGGCGCGCTGCTCGCGGTCGGCGCCGCCCGGCTGCGTGGCCTCCCGCGCGCCGCGGCGCTGACGCTCTCCTGGGGCGGGCTGGCCGCGGTGCTCACGGCCGCGGTCCGCTTCGACGAGCAAACCCCCTTTCCCGGGTACGCCGCCGCGCTGCCCGTGCTCGGCGCGGCCGCGGTGATCGCCGGCGGTACGCCGGGCGGCGGCCGGGGCGGAGCGGCGGCGCTGCTCGGCACCCCGCCGATGCAGCTGGTCGGGAAGCTGTCCTACGGCTGGTACCTGTGGCACTGGCCGGTACTGATGATCTGGCCGGCGGTGCTGCCGCGGGACGAGACGACCACGCTCAACCTGGTCTTCGCGGGCGGCGCGCTGGTGCTGGCCTTCGTCACCTACCACCTGGTGGAGAACCCGCTGCGGGCGCAGCCGTGGCTGCGCGGGAAGGCACGCCGCGGCCTGGTCTTCGGGCTCACCCTGTCGCTGATCACCGCGACCGCCGGCCTGGCCGCCGGCAGGCACGTGCCGCCGCTGCCGATCGGGGCGGCCGCGCCGCACGTCGCCACCGAGCTGGCCGCCGCGAGCGACCCGCAGGCCCGGCTCACCGAGCTGATCACCGCGTCGGCGAAGGCGAACCGGATGCCGTCCAACCTGCAACCGAAGCTGACCGAGGCCAACGCGGTGCTGCCGGCGCACTACGCGGCCAAGTGCCACCTGGCCGACTTCCGCTCGGCGGAGCTGGGCGGCGACTGCGTCTACGGCGACCCGGCCGGGGCCAGGACGCTCTACCTGATCGGTGACTCGCACGCGGCGCACTGGTTCCCGGCGGTCGACGAGGCGGCCCGGCAGCAGGGCTGGAAACTGGTGGCGCTCACCAAGGCGGCCTGCCAGGTGCCGTCGGTGCTGGTCCGCAACACCGAGCTGAAGCGGCCCTACACCGAGTGCGTGGACTTCCGCGACAAGGTGCTGAACCGGATCCGCGCGGAACGGCCCGACCTGGTGCTGCTGGTCTCCAACAACGCGGACAACGGCGGTCTGATCGACGCGAGCGGCAAGCCGGTGCCGCGACCCGGCCGCGCGGACGATCCGCTCTGGGCCGAGGGCTGGCGGAAGACCTTCGACCGGCTGTCCGGTCTGGACCTGGTGATGCTGCAGGACACGCCGTGGCTGCACCAGGCCGCCCCGGAGTGCGTCGCGGCCAACGCGGCCCGGATCACCCGCTGCCTGGAGTCGATGAAGGGCAGTGTCACCGAGCCGCACCGCCGCGACCTGGTGGCGGCGGCGGCCCGTGCGTCGGGTGTCCGGGTGGTCGACCCGACCCGCTGGTTCTGCACCGACGTCTGCCCGATGATCATCGGGGACACCCTGGTCTATCGGGACAACAGCCACCTCACGGTCGCCTACACGCAGGCCCTGGCTCCGCTGATGCGCTCCGCCCTCTTCCCGCCGTCCTGA
- a CDS encoding DUF6493 family protein, with the protein MTGSISAVSVARARRTRTEPLSWAAIDHLARHDDLPGLTLLLLATPEEERVALAPAVDAGIKSADPDRWWGRRGNPNPGYALAVIGCMPSAARAAAALGRRGMRLWTQGSPEFFLEIARSRQLPWLGDLGRRLADRIPARDPWAVDWRFITAVLREGGVEPPVTEGFVRGWLGELFDSPGRGQRRAPLVQRMREDPYLPLLLPAVFEIDRLGAVVAGGSWDETTNRWESAPRFPGVVAELVAEGTLARPAILDLTVDRLLRGGKPHDVRPFVLLHDALAPTVDELAGHAADYARLLPEAPGTVATLAQRSLRAVDEAGRLELETLLEASQPTLVRTEKTLVKAQLSWLERVARRQPDRAGEVLETVAAAFGHPALDVQERALTLIGKQAGRLDPATVGRLAEASAALAGDLPGRAAELFGTVAEAPAAIPQLPPAAPPAELPPPIATAGELAEELVALCHEETAVRWERVLAGLVSLYTVAGSAALATALQPVLDRYPSTFTENSWNRTSPGVYLGEAIRAALDTERPGVWRRMLAGIEGRQLLRVSQRTFDAVRTAWQGGVRGGPDAAFAPTPDGVLALRVAEVAVQLTRTLVPAVVATPTHVTGSLDPAVLLDRLRRAEAEGWQPWPVDFEQALLRLPRQADPAVVAGAAELTSPAGQQFAAWLAAGGLPDPVSTRWEQRPATVDQQYAPVARRAVAAVRPARDGGLRLERQLLTLEPRSFPQLWPDDFRRRGDVLAMVLPHHREVTAAWMLSELAALADQDQRDGAEVLPLLAECGGPVGPALAYGLAYSLGARHQESRLAAVDALVTLAARPEPFAPAVGAALADLCADGLVKLSRLVPALAEIHLAGASVALWELLTAALPPLLPTGQRGLPDLLELSTQVAGAVRARSAIPGLAEIAARPGTTRLVKEAKRLHSVLHP; encoded by the coding sequence ATGACCGGCTCGATCTCGGCGGTCTCGGTGGCCCGCGCCCGGCGCACTCGCACCGAGCCGCTCAGCTGGGCGGCGATCGACCACCTGGCCCGCCACGACGATCTGCCGGGTCTCACCCTCCTGCTGCTCGCCACGCCCGAGGAGGAGCGGGTCGCCCTGGCCCCCGCGGTGGACGCCGGCATCAAGAGCGCCGACCCGGACCGCTGGTGGGGCCGCCGCGGCAACCCCAACCCGGGCTACGCCCTGGCCGTGATCGGCTGCATGCCGTCCGCCGCCCGGGCCGCCGCGGCGCTGGGCCGGCGCGGCATGCGTCTCTGGACCCAGGGCTCCCCCGAGTTCTTCCTGGAGATCGCCCGGTCCCGGCAGCTGCCGTGGCTGGGTGACCTGGGCCGCCGGCTGGCCGACCGGATCCCGGCCCGCGACCCGTGGGCCGTCGACTGGCGGTTCATCACCGCGGTGCTCCGGGAGGGCGGCGTGGAGCCACCGGTCACCGAGGGCTTCGTGCGCGGCTGGCTGGGCGAGCTGTTCGACTCCCCCGGCCGGGGCCAGCGCCGGGCGCCGCTGGTCCAGCGCATGCGCGAGGACCCCTACCTGCCGCTGCTGCTGCCGGCGGTCTTCGAGATCGACCGGCTCGGCGCCGTCGTGGCCGGCGGCTCATGGGACGAGACGACCAACCGGTGGGAGAGCGCGCCGCGCTTCCCGGGCGTGGTCGCCGAGCTGGTCGCCGAGGGCACGCTGGCCCGCCCGGCCATCCTCGACCTGACCGTCGACCGGCTGCTGCGCGGCGGCAAGCCGCATGATGTGCGCCCGTTCGTCCTGCTGCACGACGCGCTCGCGCCGACCGTCGACGAGCTGGCCGGGCACGCCGCGGACTACGCCCGGCTGCTGCCGGAGGCGCCGGGCACGGTGGCCACGCTCGCGCAGAGATCGTTGCGGGCCGTCGACGAGGCCGGCCGCCTGGAGCTGGAGACGCTCCTCGAGGCCAGTCAGCCGACCTTGGTCCGCACCGAGAAAACTCTGGTGAAGGCCCAGCTCTCCTGGCTGGAGAGGGTCGCCCGCCGGCAGCCGGACCGGGCCGGCGAGGTGCTGGAGACGGTCGCCGCCGCATTCGGCCACCCGGCCCTGGACGTGCAGGAGCGGGCGCTGACCCTGATCGGCAAGCAGGCCGGCCGGCTCGACCCGGCGACCGTGGGCCGGCTCGCCGAGGCGTCCGCCGCCCTGGCCGGCGACCTGCCGGGCCGGGCCGCCGAGCTGTTCGGCACGGTCGCCGAGGCGCCGGCCGCGATCCCGCAGCTGCCGCCGGCCGCCCCGCCGGCCGAGCTGCCGCCGCCGATCGCCACGGCCGGCGAGCTGGCCGAGGAGCTGGTCGCGCTCTGCCACGAGGAGACCGCGGTCCGCTGGGAGCGGGTGCTGGCCGGGCTGGTCTCGCTCTACACCGTGGCGGGCTCGGCGGCGCTGGCCACCGCCCTGCAGCCGGTGCTCGACCGCTACCCGTCCACCTTCACGGAGAACTCGTGGAACCGGACCTCCCCCGGCGTCTACCTCGGCGAGGCGATCCGCGCCGCGCTGGACACCGAGCGGCCGGGTGTGTGGCGGCGGATGCTGGCCGGGATCGAGGGCCGGCAGCTGCTGCGGGTCTCGCAGCGGACCTTCGACGCGGTGCGCACCGCCTGGCAGGGCGGTGTCCGCGGCGGTCCGGACGCGGCTTTCGCCCCCACCCCGGACGGCGTGCTCGCGCTGCGCGTCGCCGAGGTCGCGGTGCAGCTCACCCGCACCCTGGTGCCGGCCGTGGTGGCCACCCCGACGCACGTGACCGGCAGCCTGGACCCGGCGGTGCTGCTGGACCGGCTGCGGCGGGCCGAGGCGGAGGGCTGGCAGCCGTGGCCGGTCGACTTCGAGCAGGCGCTGCTGCGGCTGCCCCGGCAGGCCGATCCGGCGGTCGTCGCCGGCGCCGCCGAGCTGACCTCGCCGGCCGGTCAGCAGTTCGCCGCCTGGCTGGCCGCCGGTGGCCTGCCCGACCCGGTGAGCACCCGCTGGGAGCAGCGACCGGCCACGGTGGACCAGCAGTACGCTCCGGTCGCTCGGCGGGCGGTCGCCGCCGTGCGCCCGGCCCGCGACGGCGGCCTGCGGCTGGAGCGCCAGCTGCTCACCCTGGAGCCGAGGTCCTTCCCCCAGCTCTGGCCGGACGACTTCCGGCGGCGCGGTGACGTGCTGGCCATGGTGCTGCCGCACCACCGGGAGGTGACCGCGGCCTGGATGCTCTCGGAGCTGGCCGCGCTCGCCGACCAGGACCAGCGCGACGGCGCCGAGGTGCTGCCGCTGCTCGCCGAGTGCGGCGGGCCGGTCGGCCCGGCCCTGGCCTACGGCTTGGCATATTCGTTGGGCGCCCGGCACCAGGAGAGCCGGTTGGCGGCGGTTGACGCGTTGGTCACGCTCGCGGCCCGCCCGGAGCCGTTCGCCCCGGCGGTCGGCGCGGCCCTCGCCGACCTGTGCGCCGACGGCCTGGTGAAACTGTCCCGGCTGGTCCCCGCCCTGGCCGAGATCCACCTGGCCGGCGCCTCGGTGGCGCTGTGGGAGCTGCTGACCGCCGCTCTCCCGCCGCTGCTGCCCACCGGTCAGCGCGGCCTGCCCGACCTGCTCGAACTGTCCACCCAGGTGGCCGGCGCGGTCCGAGCTCGCAGCGCGATCCCGGGCCTCGCCGAGATCGCCGCCCGTCCCGGCACCACCCGCCTGGTCAAGGAGGCGAAGCGCCTGCACAGCGTCCTCCATCCCTGA
- a CDS encoding SWIM zinc finger family protein: MVTAAYTYLGSSTLDDRLTLQTSGGPAAHPRFFTGFLTSPGAAATGLLAVAEVARTRYFRPLPPASLDPVVTAGSDRLRFESFSGCCGVYARLDVLPGGLDGEILAHGTTNVDVNLPLQRALTRVGRSDPMHVAVGPDDLTVTTFDGPLVERKVPLPSRWLRGFAEAQVLTARFDPRAEIGVAEARALVNRLPATDKSVLWAVPAGRSLRFTSRPVPGAVCLPGAGRLAALKPFLRYAVSLRVYGPAVAAGSGPVASTWELSMPTLRLSVTLSPEPYRGFSGEGAVLESLASDEVTDDADLVSALLSWDPTIDVDALATASGLGATRVRDALTQLGTAGRVGYDVAEAGYFHRTLPYAADAVERMNPRLAGARALISAGAVTLGPEVSVVVSGDQTYHVRHESQSCTCPWWAKHRGGRGPCKHVLAVRMARAGETAETIEKAEAAA, from the coding sequence ATGGTTACCGCGGCTTACACGTACCTCGGTTCGTCGACTCTGGACGACCGGCTGACCTTGCAGACCTCCGGTGGGCCGGCGGCGCACCCGCGCTTCTTCACCGGTTTCCTCACCTCGCCCGGCGCCGCGGCGACCGGCCTGCTGGCCGTGGCCGAGGTGGCCCGCACCCGCTATTTCCGGCCGCTGCCGCCGGCCAGCCTGGACCCGGTGGTGACGGCCGGCTCCGACCGGTTGCGGTTCGAGTCGTTCTCCGGCTGCTGCGGCGTCTATGCCCGGCTCGACGTGCTCCCCGGCGGGCTGGACGGCGAGATCCTCGCCCACGGCACCACCAATGTCGACGTCAACCTGCCGTTGCAGCGCGCGCTGACCCGGGTCGGCCGGTCCGACCCGATGCACGTCGCGGTCGGCCCCGACGACCTCACCGTGACCACCTTCGACGGTCCGCTGGTGGAGCGGAAGGTGCCGCTCCCGTCCCGCTGGCTGCGCGGTTTCGCCGAGGCGCAGGTGCTCACCGCCCGCTTCGACCCACGCGCCGAGATCGGCGTGGCCGAGGCCCGCGCCCTGGTCAACCGGCTGCCCGCCACCGACAAGTCGGTGCTCTGGGCGGTTCCGGCCGGTCGTTCGCTGCGCTTCACCTCCCGGCCCGTGCCGGGCGCGGTCTGCCTGCCCGGTGCGGGCCGCCTGGCTGCGCTGAAACCCTTCCTTCGGTACGCGGTGAGCCTGCGCGTCTACGGCCCGGCCGTCGCCGCGGGCAGTGGCCCGGTGGCCAGCACCTGGGAGCTGAGCATGCCCACCCTCCGCCTGTCGGTGACCCTCTCCCCGGAGCCGTACCGCGGCTTCTCCGGCGAGGGCGCGGTCCTGGAGTCGCTCGCCTCCGACGAGGTGACCGACGACGCCGACCTGGTCAGCGCCCTGCTCTCCTGGGACCCGACGATCGACGTGGACGCGCTGGCGACCGCATCCGGGCTGGGCGCCACTCGGGTCCGCGACGCGCTGACCCAGCTGGGCACCGCCGGCCGGGTCGGTTATGACGTGGCTGAGGCCGGCTATTTCCACCGCACCCTGCCCTACGCGGCGGACGCGGTGGAGCGGATGAACCCGCGGCTGGCCGGCGCCCGCGCGCTGATCAGCGCCGGCGCGGTCACCCTCGGCCCGGAGGTGTCGGTGGTGGTCAGCGGCGACCAGACCTACCACGTGCGGCACGAGTCGCAGTCCTGCACCTGCCCGTGGTGGGCGAAACACCGCGGTGGCCGCGGCCCGTGCAAGCACGTCCTCGCGGTCCGGATGGCCCGCGCCGGCGAGACCGCCGAGACGATCGAGAAAGCCGAGGCGGCGGCATGA
- the pgi gene encoding glucose-6-phosphate isomerase, which yields MSEHVSDSAEWQALQGHAEKFSAVHLRDLFGSDPQRGERYAAEVADLYVDYSKNLVTDEVLASLFALAGRAKLSERITAMFAGEHINVTEDRAVLHTALRLPRSASLVVDGQDVVADVHEVLDRMGAFADKVRSGEWVGHTGQRITTVVNIGIGGSDLGPVMAYEALKDYSQRDIECRFVSNIDPTDLYEKTRDLDPATTLFIVVSKTFTTQETLTNAREARSWLLRGLSDESAVAKHFVAVSTNAEKVADFGINTDNMFGFWDWVGGRYSLPSAVGLSVMISIGKEQFAEMLAGYHAVDEHFRTTPIERNVPALLGLLNVWYDTFLGAQSHAVLPYAQYLHRFAAYLQQLTMESNGKSVRLSGDPVTFQTGEVFWGEPGTNGQHAFYQLIHQGTKLIPADFIGFSKPNHDIGEMHDLFMSNFLAQTGALAFGRTLEQVRAEGTKPEVAPHRVMQGNHPTTTILADKLTPAVFGQLVALYEHITFTQGVIWEINSFDQWGVELGKVMANQLAPKLTSASAPADDADSSTNALIKRYRAARGR from the coding sequence ATGAGCGAACACGTTTCCGACAGCGCCGAGTGGCAGGCACTTCAGGGCCACGCGGAGAAGTTCTCGGCGGTCCACCTGCGTGACCTGTTCGGCAGCGACCCGCAGCGCGGCGAGCGCTACGCGGCCGAGGTCGCCGACCTGTACGTCGACTACAGCAAGAACCTGGTCACCGACGAGGTGCTGGCCTCCCTGTTCGCGCTGGCCGGCCGGGCGAAGCTGAGCGAGCGGATCACCGCGATGTTCGCCGGCGAGCACATCAACGTCACCGAGGACCGCGCGGTGCTGCACACCGCGCTGCGCCTGCCGCGGTCGGCCTCGCTGGTCGTCGACGGCCAGGACGTGGTGGCCGACGTGCACGAGGTGCTCGACCGGATGGGCGCGTTCGCCGACAAGGTGCGCTCCGGCGAGTGGGTGGGGCACACCGGGCAGCGGATCACCACCGTGGTCAACATCGGGATCGGCGGTTCTGACCTGGGCCCGGTGATGGCCTACGAGGCGCTGAAGGACTACTCGCAGCGCGACATCGAGTGCCGGTTCGTCTCCAACATCGACCCGACCGACCTGTACGAGAAGACGCGTGACCTCGACCCGGCCACCACCCTCTTCATCGTGGTGTCGAAGACGTTCACCACGCAGGAGACGCTGACCAACGCGCGGGAGGCCCGGTCCTGGCTGCTGCGCGGTCTGTCCGACGAGTCCGCCGTCGCGAAACACTTCGTCGCCGTCAGCACGAACGCCGAGAAGGTCGCTGACTTCGGCATCAACACCGACAACATGTTCGGCTTCTGGGACTGGGTGGGTGGCCGCTACTCGCTGCCCTCCGCGGTCGGCCTGTCCGTGATGATCTCGATCGGCAAGGAGCAGTTCGCCGAGATGCTCGCCGGCTACCACGCCGTCGACGAGCACTTCCGGACCACGCCGATCGAGCGGAACGTGCCGGCCCTGCTCGGCCTGCTCAACGTCTGGTACGACACGTTCCTCGGCGCCCAGTCGCACGCGGTCCTGCCCTACGCGCAGTACCTGCACCGGTTCGCCGCCTACCTGCAGCAGCTGACCATGGAGAGCAACGGCAAGTCGGTGCGGCTCTCCGGCGACCCGGTCACCTTCCAGACCGGCGAGGTCTTCTGGGGCGAGCCCGGCACCAACGGCCAGCACGCCTTCTACCAGCTGATCCACCAGGGGACCAAGCTGATCCCGGCCGACTTCATCGGGTTCAGCAAGCCGAACCACGACATCGGCGAGATGCACGACCTGTTCATGTCGAACTTCCTGGCCCAGACCGGGGCGCTGGCCTTCGGCCGGACCCTGGAGCAGGTGCGGGCCGAGGGCACCAAGCCGGAGGTCGCGCCGCACCGGGTGATGCAGGGCAACCACCCGACCACCACGATCCTCGCCGACAAACTGACCCCGGCGGTGTTCGGGCAGCTGGTCGCGCTCTACGAGCACATCACGTTCACCCAGGGCGTGATCTGGGAGATCAACTCGTTCGACCAGTGGGGTGTCGAGCTCGGCAAGGTGATGGCCAACCAGCTGGCGCCCAAGCTGACCTCGGCGTCCGCGCCCGCCGACGACGCGGACTCGTCGACGAACGCGCTGATCAAGCGGTACCGGGCGGCCCGCGGCCGCTGA
- a CDS encoding winged helix DNA-binding domain-containing protein, which translates to MDTNTALSLRLTSLLLGSTGKESVREVTEWFGALQAQDLNSVLWSLGVRLPGRTRTEIVAETERRDVIRTWPMRGTVHLIPSADAHWMLELTGVRALAGAAKRREFLGLSEADADKAADILGAALAGGGRMTRSACVAAINEGGVAVSGQLGYHLLWYASQRGVTAIAPNEGAEQTFVLLDEWAPARNSPSREEALGILAHRYFRSHGPTTAKDFAGWTMLAMKDARAGIAAAGLVAVDVDGVEMWADPAVLDAGPVRGWRALPGFDEFMLGYKDRSMMATVDQLKSIVPGGNGVFQSTLSRDGKVMAVWKRTLGKKAVSVQVSPLTGFTAADWVAAEEALQPFGAFVELPVTVKRLA; encoded by the coding sequence GTGGACACCAACACGGCACTGAGCCTTCGCCTGACCAGCCTCCTGCTCGGTTCCACCGGCAAGGAGTCGGTCCGCGAGGTCACCGAGTGGTTCGGCGCCCTGCAGGCGCAGGATCTCAACAGCGTGCTCTGGTCGCTCGGCGTGCGGCTGCCCGGCCGCACCCGCACCGAGATCGTCGCCGAGACCGAGCGGCGCGACGTGATCCGCACCTGGCCGATGCGCGGCACCGTGCACCTGATCCCGTCCGCCGACGCGCACTGGATGCTCGAGCTGACCGGCGTGCGCGCGCTGGCCGGCGCGGCGAAACGCCGCGAGTTCCTGGGTCTGTCCGAGGCCGATGCGGACAAGGCGGCGGACATTCTCGGCGCCGCCCTCGCGGGCGGCGGCCGGATGACGCGATCAGCGTGCGTGGCCGCGATCAACGAGGGCGGCGTCGCGGTGAGCGGTCAGCTCGGCTACCACCTTCTGTGGTACGCGAGTCAGCGCGGCGTGACGGCGATCGCGCCGAACGAGGGCGCCGAGCAGACGTTCGTGCTGCTCGACGAGTGGGCGCCGGCCCGCAACTCGCCGTCGCGCGAGGAGGCGCTGGGCATCCTGGCGCATCGCTACTTCCGCAGTCACGGTCCCACCACGGCCAAGGACTTCGCCGGCTGGACCATGCTGGCGATGAAGGACGCCCGGGCCGGGATCGCCGCCGCCGGCCTGGTGGCGGTGGACGTCGACGGCGTCGAGATGTGGGCCGATCCGGCCGTCCTGGACGCCGGTCCGGTGCGCGGCTGGCGCGCGCTGCCCGGCTTCGACGAGTTCATGCTGGGTTACAAGGACCGGTCGATGATGGCCACCGTCGACCAGCTGAAGAGCATCGTCCCGGGTGGCAACGGGGTGTTCCAGTCGACGCTGTCGCGCGACGGCAAGGTGATGGCCGTCTGGAAGCGCACGCTCGGCAAGAAAGCGGTCTCCGTGCAGGTTTCGCCCCTGACCGGCTTCACCGCCGCGGACTGGGTCGCGGCGGAGGAGGCGCTGCAGCCGTTCGGGGCCTTCGTCGAGCTGCCGGTGACTGTTAAGAGACTTGCATAA
- a CDS encoding carbohydrate-binding protein: MGVRRKVLALVAGVGVALGSAVAFAATGEAAVACSSTVWAEGVTYTAGQQVTYQSKLWQALVTHTAYAGTGWNPAATPTLWKDLGACSGGGTPSPSVSATTSRPPSPSPSVTTSPTASPSPTATGGTCAVKGRPAGKVLQGYWENWDGASNGVHPGMGWIPINDSRITQHGYNVLMAAFPVIRSDGTVLWENGMDAGVKVPTAAEICAAKAQGATILMSIGGAAAGIDLSSSAVADKFVATIVPILKAYNFDGIDIDIETGLSGSGSIGTLSASQSNLIRIIDGVLAQMPSNFGLTMAPETAYVTGGSVTYGSIWGSYLPIIKKYLDNGRLWWLNMQYYNGSMYGCSGDSYSAGTVQGFTVQTQCLNNGLTIQGTTIKIPYDKQVPGLPAQPGAGGGYMTPALVSQAYNSVPGIKGLMTWSINWDGSKSWTFGDNVKALQGR, from the coding sequence ATGGGTGTTCGCCGCAAGGTGTTAGCGCTGGTCGCCGGGGTGGGGGTGGCACTCGGCTCGGCCGTGGCGTTCGCCGCCACCGGTGAGGCCGCGGTGGCCTGCTCCTCGACGGTCTGGGCGGAGGGAGTCACCTACACCGCCGGCCAGCAGGTGACGTACCAGTCGAAGCTCTGGCAGGCGCTGGTCACCCACACCGCCTACGCCGGCACCGGCTGGAACCCGGCCGCCACCCCGACGCTGTGGAAGGACCTCGGCGCCTGCAGCGGCGGCGGCACGCCGTCCCCGTCGGTCTCGGCGACCACCAGCAGGCCGCCGTCGCCGTCGCCCTCGGTGACCACCTCGCCCACCGCCAGCCCGTCCCCGACCGCGACCGGCGGGACCTGCGCCGTCAAGGGCCGCCCGGCCGGCAAGGTGCTCCAGGGCTACTGGGAGAACTGGGACGGCGCGTCGAACGGCGTGCACCCCGGCATGGGCTGGATCCCGATCAACGACAGCCGGATCACCCAGCACGGCTACAACGTGCTGATGGCCGCGTTCCCGGTGATCCGCTCGGACGGCACGGTCCTCTGGGAGAACGGGATGGACGCCGGCGTGAAGGTGCCGACCGCCGCGGAGATCTGCGCGGCCAAGGCCCAGGGCGCCACCATCCTGATGTCGATCGGCGGCGCGGCGGCCGGCATCGACCTGAGCTCCAGCGCGGTCGCCGACAAGTTCGTCGCGACCATCGTGCCGATCCTCAAGGCGTACAACTTCGACGGCATCGACATCGACATCGAGACCGGGCTCTCCGGCAGCGGGAGCATCGGCACGCTCTCCGCCTCGCAGTCGAACCTGATCCGGATCATCGACGGGGTGCTCGCCCAGATGCCGTCGAACTTCGGGCTGACCATGGCGCCGGAGACGGCGTACGTGACCGGTGGCAGCGTGACCTACGGCTCGATCTGGGGCTCGTACCTGCCGATCATCAAGAAGTACCTGGACAACGGCCGGCTCTGGTGGCTGAACATGCAGTACTACAACGGCTCGATGTACGGCTGCTCCGGCGACTCGTACTCGGCCGGGACCGTGCAGGGCTTCACCGTGCAGACCCAGTGCCTGAACAACGGGCTGACCATCCAGGGCACGACCATCAAGATTCCGTACGACAAGCAGGTGCCCGGCCTGCCCGCCCAGCCCGGCGCGGGTGGCGGGTACATGACGCCGGCGCTGGTCAGCCAGGCGTACAACTCGGTGCCCGGGATCAAGGGCCTGATGACCTGGTCGATCAACTGGGACGGTTCGAAGAGCTGGACCTTCGGCGACAACGTGAAGGCTCTGCAGGGCCGCTGA